In a genomic window of Victivallis lenta:
- the ribD gene encoding bifunctional diaminohydroxyphosphoribosylaminopyrimidine deaminase/5-amino-6-(5-phosphoribosylamino)uracil reductase RibD: MSEDSTDRLFMQEALGLARMGWGLTSPNPMVGAVVVRDGVIIGRGYHFKAGEAHAEVNAFADVARHGFDAKGATLYVTLEPCCTTGRTPPCTDAILASGVKRVVIGSSDPNPHHAGRGIELLRAAGIEVTVGVEQSACSELNRPFFKWIATGKPFVILKMAMTLDGKIATASGESKWITGPEARRRVQALRRLSDAIMVGGETVRQDRPQLTVREPDSWPRQPLRIIASRSMDDEEVAFFFPDGNAERVELETNEEWHSLMVRLGARNITCLLIEGGGELAAAAIDAGVVDTVEFHIAPKLLGGRDSRPVLGGNNPESMEFARKLHNVKVTHYGEDIAISGDLEE; the protein is encoded by the coding sequence ATGAGTGAAGACAGTACCGATCGATTATTCATGCAGGAGGCGCTCGGCCTCGCCCGGATGGGCTGGGGGCTGACCAGCCCGAATCCGATGGTCGGCGCCGTCGTCGTGCGCGACGGCGTCATCATCGGCCGCGGTTACCATTTCAAGGCCGGGGAGGCCCATGCCGAGGTCAACGCGTTCGCTGACGTGGCCCGCCACGGCTTCGACGCGAAGGGAGCGACGCTCTATGTGACGCTCGAGCCATGCTGTACGACCGGGCGGACGCCGCCGTGTACCGATGCGATTCTGGCCAGCGGCGTCAAACGGGTCGTCATCGGTTCGTCCGACCCGAATCCGCACCACGCCGGGCGCGGCATCGAGCTTCTGCGGGCGGCCGGCATCGAAGTCACGGTCGGCGTCGAGCAGAGCGCCTGCAGCGAGCTGAACCGGCCGTTCTTCAAGTGGATCGCAACCGGAAAACCGTTCGTAATTCTGAAAATGGCGATGACGCTCGACGGCAAGATCGCGACCGCCTCCGGCGAATCGAAATGGATCACGGGGCCGGAAGCGCGGCGGCGGGTTCAGGCGCTGCGCCGCCTCAGTGACGCAATCATGGTCGGCGGCGAAACCGTGCGGCAGGACCGGCCGCAGCTGACGGTGCGCGAGCCGGATTCGTGGCCGCGGCAGCCGCTCCGGATCATCGCAAGCCGCAGCATGGATGACGAAGAGGTCGCGTTCTTTTTTCCGGACGGCAATGCCGAACGCGTCGAACTCGAGACGAACGAGGAGTGGCACAGCCTGATGGTCCGCCTCGGCGCGCGCAACATCACCTGCCTCCTGATCGAAGGCGGCGGCGAGCTCGCGGCGGCGGCGATCGACGCGGGCGTGGTCGATACGGTCGAATTCCATATCGCGCCGAAGCTGCTGGGCGGCCGCGACAGCCGCCCTGTGCTCGGCGGGAACAACCCCGAGTCGATGGAGTTCGCGCGCAAGCTGCACAATGTAAAAGTGACTCATTACGGCGAGGATATCGCCATATCCGGAGATCTGGAGGAATAA